The genomic DNA CATCTAGTATTGGAGAAATTGACACTTTAGAATTTACAAATGTCTCAAAATCCTCCATTGCGATAAAATTTTTATTTAAGTAATCATCAGAAAGACTAATGTTTATTTTTTCTAGAATTTGATTTACACCAGTCCTAAAAGACTTATGAAATTTCACTTCTCCAAACCAGAGTTCTATACTTCCATCTGATTTTAGCAACATTTGATAAGTATCAAATCCTTTTGTTTCTGAACTTTCTAAAGGATTATAAAAATGTCCTCTTGATATAAAAGTTTCTGCACCATAGAAATGTTGCAGCATAAGAAAAAGTAAGACTTCGCCATAAAATCCATACTTAAGTTGTTGTTCCTCTGTTGCAGCACGATCAAACTTCATTCTACTAATTAAAGCTCTTTTTTGAAGGGTATCTAGCTTAGTTAAATCAATAGAACTCTCATCGAAAGAATATTCAATAATACCATAATAAATAATCTTAGACAAGTCGCCATCAGAAGTCAACACTTGATAACATTTGTCTGACAATGTTGAAACTGTAATCTTAGGAATTGAACTTCCTGTATTGGGCAATGAATATTTTAATCCTAT from Segatella copri includes the following:
- a CDS encoding DUF1837 domain-containing protein: MRDSLKSLMEHCIGLKYSLPNTGSSIPKITVSTLSDKCYQVLTSDGDLSKIIYYGIIEYSFDESSIDLTKLDTLQKRALISRMKFDRAATEEQQLKYGFYGEVLLFLMLQHFYGAETFISRGHFYNPLESSETKGFDTYQMLLKSDGSIELWFGEVKFHKSFRTGVNQILEKINISLSDDYLNKNFIAMEDFETFVNSKVSISPILDAFRNNPTVNLAEVARNNGMSFVYPMLVVFNDEGKSYDEIIKSVVDYTNNRFTQLNINFSLEYSLFFILLPVSVAKDIKDQVRKWILSNQQVI